One genomic region from Gemmatimonadota bacterium encodes:
- a CDS encoding metal-dependent transcriptional regulator, with protein MISQSSQDYLKTIYKLTHGQNPVASVTTSLIAEHRAVAPASVTNMLKKLAAMKLVEHTPYQGVVLTSTGKRIALEVLRHHRLLELYLSEVMGFDLDKVDEEADRLEHVISEEFEDKIDRMLGYPTVDPHGAPIPRKDGSIEYDHYLCLADIPAGENVLVRQVSDQSAEMLRYMATMGIKPNVEIEVVARAPFNGPLEIVVNGEATYSLGLEVAAHIYVSSLGEDG; from the coding sequence ATGATCAGTCAATCGTCACAGGATTATTTGAAAACGATCTACAAGCTGACACACGGGCAGAATCCCGTCGCTTCTGTGACGACTTCTCTCATTGCAGAGCACAGGGCTGTTGCTCCTGCTTCGGTCACCAATATGCTGAAGAAACTCGCCGCGATGAAGTTGGTGGAACACACGCCCTATCAGGGCGTTGTACTTACATCGACGGGAAAACGCATTGCCCTTGAGGTCCTTCGCCACCACCGTTTGCTCGAGCTATATTTGTCAGAGGTGATGGGATTTGATCTGGATAAGGTCGATGAGGAGGCGGATCGATTGGAGCATGTGATTTCTGAGGAGTTTGAAGATAAAATTGATCGAATGCTGGGGTATCCGACAGTCGATCCTCACGGTGCGCCGATTCCGCGTAAAGATGGTTCGATAGAATACGACCACTACCTGTGTTTGGCAGATATTCCCGCAGGAGAAAACGTGCTCGTCAGACAGGTAAGTGATCAAAGCGCGGAGATGTTGCGCTATATGGCGACGATGGGTATTAAACCCAATGTCGAGATCGAGGTGGTGGCGCGCGCGCCTTTTAACGGCCCGCTGGAAATCGTGGTCAATGGCGAGGCGACGTATTCACTCGGGCTTGAAGTGGCTGCACATATTTATGTTTCATCATTGGGGGAAGATGGCTGA